In Arsenicicoccus dermatophilus, a genomic segment contains:
- a CDS encoding MIP/aquaporin family protein codes for MSHLATVAAAAEQVPLGTACLHELLGTAILLLLGCGVVANALLPHSKGKGGGNLMINVGWGIGVMAGVYVAYRSGAHLNPAVTLGLWVNGAAFAPGVPASATAAVGYVLAQVVGALLGAVLCWLAYRDHFDAEGPAGDKLAVFSTGPAIRSHANNVITEIIATFVLVFVIVCFGKSPAQLGPLPVTFLVIGIGASLGGPTGYAINPARDLGPRIAHALLPIRGKGTSDWAYAWVPIVGPVIGGVLAGLLAKAFVG; via the coding sequence ATGTCCCATCTCGCGACCGTGGCCGCCGCGGCCGAGCAGGTGCCCCTCGGCACCGCCTGCCTGCACGAGCTCCTCGGCACCGCCATCCTCCTCCTGCTCGGCTGCGGCGTCGTCGCCAACGCCCTGCTGCCCCACTCCAAGGGCAAGGGCGGCGGCAACCTCATGATCAACGTCGGCTGGGGCATCGGCGTGATGGCCGGCGTCTACGTCGCCTACAGGTCGGGCGCCCACCTCAACCCGGCCGTGACCCTGGGTCTGTGGGTCAACGGCGCTGCCTTCGCCCCCGGTGTGCCCGCCTCGGCCACCGCCGCCGTCGGTTACGTCCTGGCGCAGGTGGTCGGCGCCCTCCTCGGCGCGGTCCTGTGCTGGCTGGCCTACCGTGACCACTTCGACGCCGAGGGACCCGCGGGCGACAAGCTGGCGGTGTTCTCGACCGGCCCGGCGATCCGCAGCCACGCCAACAACGTCATCACCGAGATCATCGCGACCTTCGTGCTGGTCTTCGTGATCGTGTGCTTCGGCAAGAGCCCTGCCCAGCTCGGCCCGCTGCCCGTGACCTTCCTGGTGATCGGCATCGGCGCCAGCCTCGGTGGTCCCACCGGCTATGCGATCAACCCGGCCCGCGACCTCGGCCCCCGCATCGCGCACGCCCTCCTCCCCATCCGGGGCAAGGGCACCAGCGACTGGGCCTACGCCTGGGTCCCGATCGTCGGACCCGTCATCGGCGGTGTCCTCGCCGGTCTGCTCGCCAAGGCCTTCGTCGGCTGA
- the glpK gene encoding glycerol kinase GlpK, with product MSPNTTTYVLAIDQGTTSSRAILFDHAGDIVSVGQLEHEQIFPRAGWVEHDAMEIWRNVRKAVADCLGSSPSVNSKNIAAVGITNQRETAVVWDRTTGEPVYNAIVWQDTRTAKIVEELGQGDPDRFKERCGLPLATYFAGPKVKWILDNVEGAREKAEKGDLLFGTTDSWVVWNLTGGVEGGVHVTDVTNASRTMLMNLDTLDWNPDICAEMGIPMSMLPEIRSSSEVYGTGREGGFLVGVPIAGILGDQQAATFGQACFEVGMAKNTYGTGCFMLMNTGEEIIHSQNGLLTTVCYQIGDRKPVYALEGSIAVAGSLVQWVRDNLGLIKDAAQIETLAKGVEDNGGAYFVPAFSGLFAPYWKDDARGALVGLTRYVNKGHIARAVIESTAFQTREVSEAMAADAKDKGIELTELKVDGGMTANETLMQFQADQLGVPVIRPKVAETTALGAAYAAGIAVGFWQGEQDVIDNWAEDKRWEPAVDQDDRERTYRLWKKAVTKTFDWVDEDVR from the coding sequence ATGAGCCCCAACACCACCACCTACGTCCTCGCCATCGACCAGGGCACCACCAGCTCCCGGGCGATCCTGTTCGACCACGCCGGCGACATCGTCAGCGTCGGCCAGCTGGAGCACGAGCAGATCTTCCCCCGCGCGGGATGGGTCGAGCACGACGCCATGGAGATCTGGCGCAACGTCCGCAAGGCCGTCGCCGACTGTCTCGGCTCCTCGCCGAGCGTCAACTCCAAGAACATCGCCGCCGTCGGCATCACCAACCAGCGCGAGACCGCCGTCGTCTGGGACCGCACCACCGGCGAGCCGGTCTACAACGCGATCGTCTGGCAGGACACCCGCACCGCCAAGATCGTCGAGGAGCTGGGGCAGGGTGACCCCGACCGTTTCAAGGAGCGCTGCGGGCTCCCGCTGGCGACGTACTTCGCCGGGCCCAAGGTGAAGTGGATCCTGGACAACGTCGAGGGCGCCCGCGAGAAGGCCGAGAAGGGCGACCTGCTCTTCGGCACCACCGACTCCTGGGTGGTGTGGAACCTCACCGGCGGCGTCGAGGGCGGTGTCCACGTCACCGACGTGACCAACGCCAGCCGCACCATGCTGATGAACCTCGACACCCTCGACTGGAACCCCGACATCTGCGCCGAGATGGGCATCCCGATGTCCATGCTCCCCGAGATCCGGTCCTCCTCGGAGGTCTACGGCACCGGCCGCGAGGGTGGCTTCCTGGTCGGTGTGCCGATCGCGGGCATCCTCGGCGACCAGCAGGCCGCGACCTTCGGCCAGGCCTGCTTCGAGGTCGGCATGGCCAAGAACACCTACGGCACCGGCTGCTTCATGCTGATGAACACCGGCGAGGAGATCATCCACTCCCAGAACGGCCTGCTCACCACCGTGTGCTACCAGATCGGCGACCGGAAGCCGGTCTATGCGCTCGAGGGTTCCATCGCCGTCGCCGGCTCCCTCGTGCAGTGGGTGCGCGACAACCTCGGGCTCATCAAGGACGCCGCGCAGATCGAGACGCTCGCCAAGGGCGTGGAGGACAACGGCGGGGCCTACTTCGTCCCGGCCTTCTCCGGCCTGTTCGCGCCGTACTGGAAGGACGACGCGCGCGGCGCCCTCGTGGGTCTGACCCGCTACGTCAACAAGGGCCACATCGCCCGCGCCGTCATCGAGTCCACGGCCTTCCAGACCCGCGAGGTCTCGGAGGCCATGGCTGCGGACGCCAAGGACAAGGGCATCGAGCTGACCGAGCTCAAGGTGGACGGTGGGATGACCGCCAACGAGACGCTCATGCAGTTCCAGGCCGACCAGCTGGGCGTGCCGGTGATCCGGCCCAAGGTCGCGGAGACCACGGCGCTGGGCGCGGCCTACGCCGCCGGCATCGCGGTGGGCTTCTGGCAGGGCGAGCAGGACGTCATCGACAACTGGGCCGAGGACAAGCGGTGGGAGCCGGCGGTCGACCAGGACGACCGGGAGCGGACCTACCGCCTGTGGAAGAAGGCCGTCACCAAGACCTTCGACTGGGTCGACGAGGACGTGCGCTGA
- a CDS encoding PH domain-containing protein, with amino-acid sequence MAVEGDDELGRALAEPEHRVSPRARTLWTLELVLGAVVLLAPLGLWWWLDEERRWLSVWLLAAVPVLALAEVVVVPRWRYAVHRWQVTPHAVVTRSGWWTQERRVAPISRVQTVDLERGPLARMLGLATVTVTTASSEGAVELQALDLATAESLVAHLTRVTATTPGDAT; translated from the coding sequence ATGGCGGTCGAGGGGGACGACGAGCTGGGGCGGGCGCTGGCGGAGCCGGAGCACCGGGTGAGTCCGCGCGCGCGGACCTTGTGGACGCTCGAGCTGGTGCTGGGGGCGGTGGTGCTGCTCGCGCCGCTGGGCCTGTGGTGGTGGCTCGACGAGGAGCGGCGCTGGCTGTCGGTGTGGCTGCTCGCCGCGGTGCCGGTGCTCGCGCTGGCCGAGGTGGTGGTGGTCCCGCGCTGGCGGTATGCCGTCCACCGTTGGCAGGTGACGCCGCACGCCGTGGTCACCCGCTCCGGCTGGTGGACCCAGGAGCGCCGGGTGGCGCCGATCTCCCGGGTGCAGACCGTCGACCTGGAGCGCGGCCCGCTGGCGCGGATGCTGGGTCTGGCCACGGTCACCGTCACGACCGCGTCGAGCGAGGGTGCCGTCGAGCTGCAGGCCCTGGACCTGGCGACCGCCGAGTCGCTCGTCGCGCACCTCACCCGGGTCACGGCGACCACCCCGGGCGACGCGACGTGA
- a CDS encoding dolichyl-phosphate-mannose--protein mannosyltransferase: MCDVTPATDLRQRLRQRLLGRPLTDTLRAWLLIGVIAVLGGALRMWRVGEPHELIFDETYYVKDGVGLLKGGVELTPKSSITSHDVPFTHGTTDVFGTAGNFVVHPAVGKWCIAVGEMIFGPTSGFGWRFTVAFMGGLSILMIGLVARRIFRSTLLGVVAALLLAVEGHHFVHSRTSLLDLILMFWCFAAFCALVTDREVSRTRLADRAAAIVEGGGDVARGRISLGIRPWRLLAAVFLGLAIGTKWSGGFYLAVFGLMTVAWDVQARRAIGERHWLANAAHDGVQAALTILPLTFLTYLAGWTGWLRSSNGYGRHWAEKHPAQAGWGWVPDSLRSLLHYHQDMYTSARGITSSHPYMSNPWSWLLQGRPTSFYWQNPKRGEEGCTVDSCAKAITSVGTPTIWWVGTVALVLLVGIWLLRRDWRAGAIVASLAAGYLPWFMYQERTIFSFYAIVFVPYLVLAVTYVLGMVIGGPQASPGRRRAGLTVTGTYLALTVACFVFFWPLYTAQVIPYAQWQLHMWFPSWI, from the coding sequence ATGTGCGACGTGACCCCAGCCACCGACCTCCGGCAGCGGCTGCGCCAGCGACTGCTCGGCCGACCGCTCACCGACACCCTGCGCGCCTGGTTGCTCATCGGCGTGATCGCCGTCCTCGGCGGCGCGCTGCGCATGTGGCGGGTGGGCGAGCCCCACGAGCTGATCTTCGACGAGACGTACTACGTCAAGGACGGCGTCGGGCTGCTCAAGGGCGGGGTGGAGCTCACCCCCAAGTCCTCGATCACCAGTCACGACGTGCCGTTCACCCACGGCACCACCGACGTCTTCGGCACGGCGGGCAACTTCGTGGTCCACCCTGCGGTCGGCAAGTGGTGCATCGCGGTCGGCGAGATGATCTTCGGCCCCACCAGCGGTTTCGGCTGGCGGTTCACGGTGGCCTTCATGGGCGGCCTGTCCATCCTGATGATCGGCCTGGTCGCCCGGCGGATCTTCCGCTCGACCCTGCTCGGGGTCGTCGCCGCCCTCCTGCTCGCGGTCGAGGGCCACCACTTCGTGCACTCCCGGACCTCCCTGCTCGACCTGATCCTGATGTTCTGGTGCTTCGCGGCCTTCTGCGCGCTCGTCACCGACCGGGAGGTCTCCCGCACCCGCCTCGCCGACCGGGCGGCCGCGATCGTCGAGGGCGGCGGCGACGTGGCGCGGGGGCGCATCTCCCTCGGCATACGTCCCTGGCGGCTGCTCGCCGCCGTGTTCCTCGGGCTCGCCATCGGGACCAAGTGGTCCGGCGGGTTCTACCTCGCGGTCTTCGGGCTGATGACGGTGGCGTGGGACGTCCAGGCGCGGCGGGCGATCGGCGAGCGGCACTGGCTGGCCAACGCCGCGCACGACGGCGTCCAGGCGGCGCTGACGATCCTGCCGCTGACCTTCCTGACCTACCTCGCCGGCTGGACCGGCTGGCTGCGCAGCTCCAACGGCTACGGCCGGCACTGGGCCGAGAAGCATCCCGCCCAGGCCGGGTGGGGCTGGGTCCCGGACTCGCTGCGCTCGCTGCTGCACTACCACCAGGACATGTACACCTCGGCGCGCGGGATCACGTCCTCGCACCCCTACATGTCCAACCCCTGGTCCTGGCTGCTGCAGGGCCGCCCCACGTCGTTCTACTGGCAGAACCCCAAGCGGGGCGAGGAAGGGTGCACCGTCGACTCCTGCGCCAAGGCCATCACCTCGGTCGGCACCCCCACGATCTGGTGGGTGGGAACGGTCGCCCTGGTCCTGCTGGTCGGGATCTGGCTGCTGCGCCGTGACTGGCGGGCCGGCGCGATCGTCGCGTCCCTCGCGGCGGGCTACCTGCCGTGGTTCATGTACCAGGAACGCACGATCTTCTCGTTCTACGCCATCGTCTTCGTGCCCTACCTCGTCCTGGCCGTCACCTATGTCCTCGGCATGGTCATCGGAGGCCCCCAGGCCTCACCGGGCCGTCGACGCGCCGGTCTGACCGTGACCGGGACATACCTCGCCCTGACCGTGGCGTGCTTCGTGTTCTTCTGGCCGCTCTACACCGCGCAGGTCATCCCCTACGCCCAGTGGCAGCTGCACATGTGGTTCCCCAGCTGGATCTGA
- a CDS encoding cation diffusion facilitator family transporter: protein MEGVTAPALTPAAPARDLRRYAWLSIAAAIVTIALKAGAWLVTGSVGLLSDAAESIVNLVAAVVALVALTVAAQPADDDHHFGHSKAEYFSAAVEGLMIFIAAGVILVTSVERFLHPQPLENVGVGLGVSLVASLVNGAVAMVLLRAGRAHDSITLRADGKHLMTDVWTSIGVVAGVLLVAVTGWERLDPVVAFLVGINIVVAGVGLLKESVGGLMDTALPAERHREIATVLGRYACDDVAFHGLRTRKSGHQEFAELHLLVPGHWTVRRGHDLAEEVEDALHTELPGLRVITHLEPLEDPRSYDGVPVDIPATTADLGHEPLV from the coding sequence ATGGAGGGCGTGACCGCTCCCGCCCTCACCCCCGCCGCACCCGCACGCGACCTGCGTCGCTATGCGTGGCTGTCCATCGCCGCCGCGATCGTCACGATCGCCCTCAAGGCCGGCGCCTGGCTGGTGACCGGCTCGGTCGGCCTGCTGTCGGACGCCGCCGAGTCCATCGTGAACCTCGTCGCGGCGGTGGTCGCGCTGGTGGCGCTGACCGTCGCGGCCCAGCCGGCCGACGACGACCACCACTTCGGCCACTCCAAGGCGGAGTACTTCTCGGCCGCCGTCGAGGGGCTGATGATCTTCATCGCCGCCGGCGTGATCCTGGTGACCTCGGTCGAGCGCTTCCTGCACCCGCAGCCGCTGGAGAACGTCGGCGTCGGCCTCGGCGTGTCCCTCGTCGCGTCGCTGGTCAACGGCGCGGTCGCGATGGTCCTGCTGCGGGCGGGCCGGGCCCACGACTCGATCACCCTGCGCGCCGACGGCAAGCACCTCATGACCGACGTGTGGACCTCGATCGGCGTCGTCGCCGGTGTCCTCCTCGTCGCGGTCACCGGGTGGGAGCGCCTGGACCCGGTCGTCGCCTTCCTGGTGGGGATCAACATCGTCGTCGCGGGCGTGGGGCTGCTCAAGGAATCCGTCGGGGGTCTGATGGACACCGCCCTGCCCGCCGAGCGGCACCGCGAGATCGCGACCGTGCTGGGGCGGTACGCCTGCGACGACGTCGCCTTCCACGGGCTGCGCACCCGCAAGTCCGGTCACCAGGAGTTCGCCGAGCTGCACCTGCTCGTGCCTGGTCACTGGACCGTGCGCCGCGGTCACGACCTGGCCGAGGAGGTCGAGGACGCGCTGCACACCGAGCTGCCCGGCCTGCGGGTCATCACCCACCTGGAGCCGCTGGAGGACCCGCGGTCCTACGACGGCGTACCGGTCGATATCCCTGCGACCACGGCCGATCTCGGGCACGAGCCGCTCGTATGA
- the rsmI gene encoding 16S rRNA (cytidine(1402)-2'-O)-methyltransferase, with the protein MTRACGAGTLVLAATPIGDPRDAAPRLAEELRGAAVVAAEDTRRLRRLCQALDVQPSGAVLSYHEHNEASRTADLVARLEAGERVLVVTDAGMPSVSDPGYRLVAAAVAAGVRVTCVPGPSAVLMALAVSGLPVDRFCFEGFLPRKAGDRARALAELAGERRTMVFFEAPHRLAVMLGAVREAFGGARRAAVCRELTKTYEEVVRGSLDELVAWAEGEVRGEITVVVEGGSPVVASLPEAVRAVGERVAAGERLKDVCAAVSAETGLSRKALYDGALAARHTD; encoded by the coding sequence ATGACGCGCGCCTGCGGCGCGGGGACCCTGGTCCTCGCCGCCACCCCCATCGGTGACCCGCGCGACGCCGCCCCCCGGCTGGCCGAGGAGCTGCGGGGTGCCGCCGTCGTCGCCGCGGAGGACACCCGTCGGCTGCGCCGACTCTGCCAGGCGCTGGACGTGCAGCCGTCCGGCGCGGTGCTCAGCTATCACGAGCACAACGAGGCGAGCCGCACCGCCGACCTGGTCGCCCGTCTCGAGGCCGGCGAGCGGGTGCTGGTCGTGACCGACGCCGGCATGCCGTCCGTCTCCGACCCGGGCTACCGCCTGGTGGCGGCTGCCGTCGCCGCCGGGGTGCGGGTGACCTGCGTGCCCGGGCCCTCGGCGGTGCTCATGGCGCTGGCCGTGTCCGGCCTGCCGGTGGACCGTTTCTGCTTCGAGGGCTTCCTGCCGCGCAAGGCGGGGGACCGGGCCCGGGCGCTGGCGGAGCTCGCGGGAGAGCGGCGGACCATGGTCTTCTTCGAGGCGCCGCACCGGCTGGCGGTGATGCTCGGGGCTGTGCGGGAGGCCTTCGGCGGGGCGCGCCGGGCCGCGGTCTGCCGGGAGCTGACCAAGACCTACGAGGAGGTCGTTCGCGGCAGCCTGGACGAGCTGGTCGCCTGGGCCGAGGGCGAGGTCCGTGGCGAGATCACCGTCGTCGTCGAGGGCGGGTCGCCCGTGGTGGCGAGCCTGCCGGAGGCGGTGCGCGCCGTGGGCGAGCGCGTCGCGGCGGGGGAGCGGCTCAAGGACGTCTGTGCCGCGGTGTCCGCCGAGACCGGACTGAGCCGCAAGGCGCTGTACGACGGGGCGCTGGCGGCTCGGCATACGGACTGA
- a CDS encoding succinate dehydrogenase cytochrome b subunit codes for MATSTTSARQTTSRTPSIALKIIMAISGLYLVFFVLFHMYGNLKMFAGQAAFDEYAHHLRVFLTPIFPNEGFLWLFRLSLIVAVIAHVWSAFQLIGRNHAARSQKYVLKKNLKSSLASRTMRFGGAGLLLFIVWHLLHFTIMKINVNPDYDHHRLLVDGHESPYMLTYAAFQTWWMTLIYLLALVFLGLHLRHGIYSSIQTLGGTSTAKSQRISTLVSIALALIVAVGFALPPLAILFGLIGK; via the coding sequence GTGGCTACTTCGACAACCTCCGCGAGGCAGACCACGTCGCGCACGCCCAGCATCGCCCTCAAGATCATCATGGCGATCTCCGGCCTGTACCTCGTGTTCTTCGTCCTCTTTCACATGTATGGCAACCTCAAGATGTTCGCCGGCCAGGCGGCCTTCGACGAGTACGCCCACCACCTGCGGGTGTTCCTCACGCCGATCTTCCCCAACGAGGGTTTCCTCTGGCTCTTCCGCCTGAGCCTCATCGTGGCCGTGATCGCACACGTCTGGTCGGCCTTCCAGCTGATCGGCCGCAACCACGCGGCGCGGTCGCAGAAGTACGTCCTGAAGAAGAACCTCAAGTCCTCGCTCGCCTCGCGCACCATGCGCTTCGGCGGCGCCGGCCTGCTCCTCTTCATCGTCTGGCACCTGCTGCACTTCACGATCATGAAGATCAACGTCAACCCGGACTACGACCACCACCGCCTCCTGGTCGACGGGCACGAGAGCCCCTACATGCTGACCTACGCGGCCTTCCAGACCTGGTGGATGACGCTGATCTACCTGCTCGCGCTGGTCTTCCTGGGGCTGCACCTGCGGCACGGGATCTACAGCTCGATCCAGACGCTCGGTGGCACCAGCACCGCGAAGTCCCAGCGGATCTCGACCCTCGTGTCGATCGCCCTGGCGCTGATCGTCGCGGTCGGCTTCGCCCTGCCGCCGCTCGCCATCCTCTTCGGCCTGATCGGGAAGTGA